The bacterium genomic sequence TATTATCTCCATTGATTTCTTCTTCAATAATCTTGGGAGTATTATCAGTAGAACCGTCATCAACGATAATGATTTCTTTATTAATATCAACAGCCAAAATTTCTTTAACAATCTGTTTTATTGAATTTTCTTCATTGTAAGCAGGTATAATAATTGAAATCTTCATTTTATTCTCCTGAAAATAAGGAAGTAGAAAGTAGAGAGTAGAAAGTAAAGAAAACATCACTCCTTACGCCTATCTGCTTACCTCCCACCTTACTATCTCCTACCACTATTTTCATCCTCCTTTGTGTCCATCCCTGTGGACATGAGCGTTTCTCCTGAAAAATAGTTAATTAGTTAACGGGATGCTTTGGTTTCATAAACGATACTACCGCACCAAATCCTTCTAAGAGAATTTTTAAATCGTCAAATGACCGTATGCAAACTAATTTTTTTAAGATATATTTTGGTCTAAAATAAAAACTTCTATACATAAGTTTATATAGGTATTTTATTTCATCAACAGAGAGATTTTCCAACTTCATAATTGGGTGACCGAAATTATAATCATCCCAATCATAAGTTAAGATTAAATTCTTGTTTTTAGCCCATTCAAACATAGATGTTCCTGGAAAAGGGGTGGTTATATTTACAATTAGATAGTCTGGCTCTATTTTGTTTATAAAAGTAATGTTTTTCCTTATAATTTCTTCGTTATCACCTGGATTTCCAACCATAAATGCCAGTCGACACTCTATCTTTGCCTTTTTGGTCCACTTAACAGCATTAATTACCTGGTTGGGATTTATCTTTTTATTTACATTTTTCAATACATTCTCATCAATACTTTCAACGCCATACATTATCTGGTGACAACCTGCTTTCTTCATCTTTTTCAACATCTCAAAATCAATGCAATCGACCCTAGCAAAGCATGTCCATGAAATAACTTTCTTGTTTTTTATCAACAAATCGCACAAGTTAATAATGTTCTTTTTAAAGACTGTAAAAGTATCATCGTAAAAAAGAATTTGCTTGATACCATAATTATTAATAAGGTAGCGTATCTCGTTGAATATAGTCACAGCAGACTTAGAGATCAGTTTTGAGCCAAGGGTTTTATTACAAAAGGTGCATCTTCCAGGACAGCCTCTTGATGTCATCATACTCATAGCAGGCAACCTTTTATAGGAACCTTTTGCAGGTCTATATTTGAGGATAGGGAGCAGATCATAGGCAGGCATAGCCATTGAATCCAAATTAACTATCCTTTCCCTTTCAGGAGTTTTTATTACCTTGTTATCTCGTTTAAAAACAATACCCTTTATCTCCTCCAAATTCATATTTGAAAGTATCTCTTCAAGAGTTATCTCACCCTCGCCAATCACCACTATATCTACAAAATCTTTGCTTATAACCTCTTCT encodes the following:
- a CDS encoding radical SAM protein is translated as MEKLDCLLISPSIFYENRDNIWKEINSNFPPLGLASIAGHIRSKGYSVRIIDCNVVSPSVESFNSYFQENIKDKIRSIRIIGLTAMTCTIKKAYKIAEICKKHYPEAKIIFGGVHASFVTEEVISKDFVDIVVIGEGEITLEEILSNMNLEEIKGIVFKRDNKVIKTPERERIVNLDSMAMPAYDLLPILKYRPAKGSYKRLPAMSMMTSRGCPGRCTFCNKTLGSKLISKSAVTIFNEIRYLINNYGIKQILFYDDTFTVFKKNIINLCDLLIKNKKVISWTCFARVDCIDFEMLKKMKKAGCHQIMYGVESIDENVLKNVNKKINPNQVINAVKWTKKAKIECRLAFMVGNPGDNEEIIRKNITFINKIEPDYLIVNITTPFPGTSMFEWAKNKNLILTYDWDDYNFGHPIMKLENLSVDEIKYLYKLMYRSFYFRPKYILKKLVCIRSFDDLKILLEGFGAVVSFMKPKHPVN